The Raphanus sativus cultivar WK10039 chromosome 2, ASM80110v3, whole genome shotgun sequence genome includes a region encoding these proteins:
- the LOC108831157 gene encoding uncharacterized protein At1g01500-like — translation MALRQTLTKKGSLDTGCETESCSSIAVRLLQLSKSIKMLGAQMDLKILVMGMKINRRVQPSQLLCYCLKSFAFRQHKDTVSKDSSDGISRTRKKKYSSQEQVKLDIKELRAITEKICLGSFLNIVETCETRNNGEAYQMVRYNHHNSRIPSSSSTLLSSPLLDLRVFYVRIFNFKVDDESTPEVLTITHIPLHPDSLLEINGVRTSFVSSQLRRDRVDKISEAATYISTDNIRLSGSVKFEVHDRDELVLSGTLEMSSSKRCNMNCEAGCGFLKEKHVVCSELPSVEVHVTGCVSETPIILTKTLHLGFRKKHQSRASALDSIPEYEAGEPQKEGSSSEVTEYGRYKEDYDDDSMYMRREYGDGEDGEMSWFNAGVRVGVGIGLGVCVGLGIGVGLLVRTYQSTSRNFRRRLI, via the exons ATGGCATTAAGACAAACGCTTACCAAAAAAGGGTCTTTAGACACAGGCT gtgaaACCGAGTCATGTTCTTCTATAGCTGTCAGACTTCTTCAGTTATCAAAG AGTATCAAGATGCTAGGGGCACAGATGGATTTGAAAATCCTGGTAATGGGGATGAAGATCAACAGAAGGGTGCAGCCGAGCCAGCTCCTCTGCTACT GCCTTAAGTCATTCGCTTTTAGACAACACAAAGACACTGTAAGCAAAGACA GTTCTGATGGAATCAGCAGAAcgagaaaaaagaaatacagTTCGCAAGAGCAAGTCAAACTTGATATCAAGGAACTCAGAGCCATTACTGAG AAAATCTGTTTAGGTTCTTTCTTAAACATTGTCGAGACTTGCGAGACACGTAACAACGGTGAAGCATATCAGATGGTCAGATATAACCATCACAATTCCAGaataccatcatcatcatcaacgtTATTATCATCACCATTGCTAGATTTGAGAGTGTTCTACGTCAGAATCTTCAACTTCAAGGTGGATGATGAATCCACACCTGAGGTCCTCACAATCACTCACATCCCTCTTCATCCAGATTCACTTCTAGAGATCAACGGCGTCCGAACGAGCTTCGTTTCCTCTCAGCTAAGGCGAGACCGTGTTGATAAGATATCAGAAGCGGCTACCTATATCAGCACAGACAACATAAGGTTATCCGGTAGTGTGAAGTTCGAGGTGCACGACAGAGATGAGCTTGTTTTGTCTGGAACGTTAGAGATGTCTAGTAGTAAGCGGTGTAACATGAACTGTGAAGCAGGGTGCGGTTTCTTGAAGGAGAAGCATGTTGTTTGTTCAGAGTTGCCAAGTGTTGAAGTACATGTCACTGGTTGCGTGTCAGAAACACCCATCATTTTGACCAAGACACTTCATCTTGGTTTCAGAAAGAAGCATCAGAGTAGAGCGTCTGCGTTAGATTCTATTCCAGAGTATGAAGCTGGTGAGCCTCAGAAAGAAGGCAGCTCATCTGAG GTAACAGAATACGGAAGATATAAAGAAGATTATGATGACGACAGCATGTATATGAGAAGAGAGTACGGAGATGGCGAAGATGGAGAGATGTCATGGTTCAATGCAGGTGTGAGGGTTGGTGTGGGAATAGGGCTTGGTGTGTGTGTAGGACTCGGCATTGGAGTTGGACTTCTGGTGCGTACATATCAATCAACATCCAGAAACTTCAGAAGAAGGCTTATCTAG
- the LOC108816968 gene encoding uncharacterized protein LOC108816968, with amino-acid sequence MKMRKLCPNLDNEDGLETVLEVPVPEEMFAKMGSNATGRWRNMHALMKAHAVVTAVAADMRTPASSSSMSNVNMHLQSKSDNEFVALLKIVGSPLIPFHVPLEFCLSRPINDTSIEASTAKYIVQQYVAACGGPAALSAVKSMYAVGQVKMQGSEMVAGEDEGITTTPVRLGKGNFEVGGFVLWQKNPNLWFLELVVSGFKISAGSDGKVAWNQSSTQPSQAHRGPPRPLRRFFQGLDPRCTASLFLDAVCIGEQTVNNEDCFVLKVETPADILKAQCSPNTEVIHHTVWGYFSQRTGLLVKFGDTKLVRVKSARGKSDGVFWETSMESIIDDYKYVDSVNIAHGGRTLTTLYRYGGAVNHRRRIEEKWTIEEVDFNICGLCLESFLPPSDINNDH; translated from the exons atGAAAATGAGGAAGCTTTGTCCGAATTTAGACAATGAAGACGGGTTAGAGACGGTGTTAGAGGTCCCGGTGCCTGAAGAAATGTTTGCGAAGATGGGAAGCAACGCTACGGGACGGTGGAGGAATATGCACGCTCTTATGAAGGCGCACGCCGTCGTGACCGCAGTTGCGGCTGACATGAGAACGCCAGCGTCCTCATCGTCGATGAGTAATGTTAATATGCATTTGCAGTCAAAATCAGACAACGAGTTTGTGGCGCTGTTGAAGATCGTGGGAAGTCCTCTTATTCCTTTTCATGTCCCTCTTGAGTTCTGTCTCTCCCGACCCATCAATGACACTTCCATT GAAGCGTCGACGGCTAAGTACATAGTCCAACAGTACGTGGCTGCGTGTGGAGGTCCAGCCGCTTTAAGCGCGGTGAAGAGCATGTACGCAGTTGGGCAGGTGAAGATGCAAGGCTCTGAGATGGTTGCTGGAGAGGATGAAGGGATAACGACTACACCGGTGCGGCTGGGGAAAGGCAATTTTGAAGTGGGAGGGTTCGTTTTATGGCAGAAGAATCCAAACCTTTGGTTCTTGGAGCTGGTGGTTTCCGGTTTCAAGATTAGCGCTGGTAGTGATGGCAAAGTGGCTTGGAACCAATCATCTACCCAACCTTCCCAGGCTCACCGTGGCCCTCCTCGCCCTCTCCGCCGTTTTTTCCAG GGACTAGACCCGAGATGCACGGCTAGTCTGTTTCTAGACGCCGTTTGTATCGGCGAACAAACCGTTAACAACGAAGACTGTTTCGTCTTAAAGGTAGAAACACCAGCAGATATTCTCAAGGCTCAGTGTTCGCCTAACACGGAGGTGATCCACCACACAGTGTGGGGTTACTTCAGTCAACGGACGGGACTTCTCGTGAAGTTCGGTGACACAAAGCTCGTGAGAGTCAAATCCGCTAGGGGCAAAAGCGACGGTGTGTTTTGGGAGACGAGCATGGAGTCAATCATTGACGACTACAAGTACGTTGACTCGGTGAACATAGCACACGGTGGACGAACGTTGACTACGCTTTATCGTTACGGAGGAGCTGTTAACCACAGGAGACGAATAGAGGAGAAGTGGACAATCGAGGAAGtggattttaatatttgtggGTTGTGTTTGGAGAGCTTCTTGCCGCCGTCGGATATCAACAATGATCATTAA